The proteins below are encoded in one region of Leptolyngbyaceae cyanobacterium:
- a CDS encoding response regulator — MPSSGSNITTILAVDDSVVTQEMVKRALSGEYRVLVAGNAVDALAVIYHEKIAVLLLDVSMPGIDGLEFCRTVRNLPQFRELPIVMLTARDKLFDKVQGRLAGATEYLTKPFDANQLRQVVGKFVSANLPTEMPGESNIVSG; from the coding sequence ATGCCTTCAAGTGGAAGTAATATCACGACTATTCTGGCAGTAGATGACAGCGTAGTTACGCAAGAAATGGTCAAACGTGCTTTGTCAGGAGAGTATCGGGTGCTAGTAGCAGGTAATGCAGTAGATGCCTTAGCAGTTATTTACCACGAAAAAATTGCCGTGCTGTTACTAGATGTTTCCATGCCCGGTATCGATGGCTTAGAATTTTGTCGCACCGTGCGGAATTTACCTCAATTTAGAGAATTGCCGATCGTCATGCTGACGGCAAGAGATAAACTATTTGATAAAGTGCAAGGACGTTTGGCAGGTGCTACGGAATATTTAACTAAACCATTTGATGCCAATCAACTGCGGCAGGTAGTTGGTAAATTTGTCAGCGCAAATTTACCAACGGAAATGCCAGGAGAATCTAATATAGTTTCTGGTTAA